In Rhizobium sp. WSM4643, the following are encoded in one genomic region:
- a CDS encoding SDR family oxidoreductase, with protein MSTDHGRLDGKIAIVTGGTQGLGATIARLFAERGAEGIVICGRNEAKGKAKAAEISAATGARIVYVKADLGKVEDAQNVVRACDETFGRVDALVNAAAITDRGTILDTSPELFDAMFAVNVRAPFFLMQEAVKVMRRENIKGTVVNIGSMSAKAGQPFIAAYCASKGALETLTKNTAYALLRNRIRVNGLNIGWMASEGEDRIQREYHDAPADWLEKAAASQPFGRLVDPNEVARACAYLSSSESGLMTGSVICFDQSIWGAYDGSPHPVAAL; from the coding sequence ATGAGCACAGACCACGGCCGCCTCGACGGCAAGATCGCCATCGTCACCGGCGGCACGCAAGGATTGGGCGCAACCATTGCCCGTCTCTTCGCCGAACGCGGCGCGGAAGGCATCGTTATCTGCGGCCGCAACGAAGCCAAGGGCAAAGCGAAGGCGGCGGAAATTTCGGCTGCGACCGGCGCCAGGATCGTCTACGTCAAAGCCGACCTCGGCAAGGTCGAGGATGCACAGAATGTCGTGCGCGCCTGTGACGAGACCTTCGGCCGCGTCGACGCGCTGGTCAACGCCGCCGCCATCACCGATCGCGGCACCATCCTCGATACCAGCCCGGAGCTCTTCGACGCCATGTTCGCCGTCAATGTTCGCGCGCCGTTTTTCCTGATGCAGGAGGCGGTGAAGGTCATGCGCCGCGAAAACATCAAGGGTACGGTCGTCAATATCGGCTCGATGTCGGCCAAAGCCGGCCAACCCTTCATCGCCGCCTATTGCGCCTCCAAGGGCGCGCTGGAAACGCTGACGAAGAACACCGCCTACGCGCTCCTGCGCAACCGCATCCGCGTCAACGGTCTGAACATCGGCTGGATGGCCTCCGAAGGCGAGGACCGGATCCAGCGTGAATATCACGATGCCCCCGCCGACTGGCTGGAGAAGGCGGCGGCAAGCCAGCCCTTCGGCCGCCTCGTCGATCCGAACGAGGTGGCGCGCGCCTGCGCTTACCTGTCGTCTTCCGAATCCGGCCTGATGACCGGCTCGGTCATCTGTTTCGACCAGTCGATTTGGGGCGCTTACGACGGCTCGCCGCATCCGGTCGCGGCGCTCTGA
- a CDS encoding SMP-30/gluconolactonase/LRE family protein, which yields MGDNPIYEIRDERFGAMVIGSAGLEELYSGCRWTEGPVWFADLNCLLWSDIPNERMMRWTPDGTVSVFRSPSNYVNGNTRDRQGRLVSCEHGGRRVTRTETDGTITVLADSYQGKRLNSPNDVVVHSDGGVWFTDPTYGILSDYEGHKAEPEQPTRNVYRIDPLSGAIDAVVEDFIQPNGLAFSPDETKLYIADSGSAKHEVPRHIRVFDVVDGRALANSRYFCSLDVGNPDGFRFDVSGNLWTSASDGVHCFSPDGTLLGKIRVPQTVSNLTFGGPKKNRLFITATRSVYSIYIKTTGAQYP from the coding sequence ATGGGCGACAATCCGATTTATGAGATCCGCGACGAACGCTTCGGTGCAATGGTCATCGGCAGCGCCGGCCTCGAGGAGCTTTATTCCGGCTGCCGCTGGACGGAAGGCCCGGTCTGGTTTGCCGACCTGAACTGCCTTCTCTGGAGCGATATCCCGAATGAACGGATGATGCGCTGGACACCGGATGGGACCGTCTCCGTCTTCCGTTCGCCCTCCAATTACGTCAACGGCAACACCCGCGACCGGCAGGGACGGCTGGTCTCCTGCGAACATGGCGGCCGCCGCGTCACCCGCACCGAGACGGACGGCACCATCACCGTTCTCGCCGACAGCTACCAAGGCAAACGGCTGAACTCGCCGAACGACGTCGTCGTGCACTCCGACGGCGGGGTCTGGTTCACCGATCCAACCTACGGCATCCTGTCGGATTACGAGGGCCACAAGGCCGAGCCCGAGCAGCCGACGCGCAACGTCTACCGGATCGACCCCTTAAGCGGCGCGATCGACGCTGTCGTCGAGGATTTCATCCAACCGAACGGCCTTGCCTTCTCGCCCGATGAGACGAAGCTCTACATCGCCGACTCCGGCTCAGCAAAACATGAAGTGCCGCGCCATATCCGCGTCTTCGACGTCGTAGACGGCAGGGCGCTTGCCAACAGCCGCTATTTCTGCAGCCTAGACGTCGGCAACCCTGATGGTTTCCGCTTCGATGTCAGCGGCAATCTCTGGACGAGCGCGTCCGACGGCGTACACTGCTTTTCGCCGGACGGCACCCTGCTCGGCAAGATCAGGGTGCCGCAGACGGTGTCCAACCTCACCTTCGGCGGCCCCAAGAAAAACCGGCTCTTCATCACCGCGACGCGCTCGGTCTATTCGATTTACATCAAAACGACCGGCGCACAATATCCGTGA
- a CDS encoding glycoside hydrolase family 2 protein, with amino-acid sequence MRSVVSFNEGWSFHEGFGQRLLEAFDAAKSVSLPHTAVELPFSYFDETSYQRAFTYQKVLRWLPEFEGREISLVFDAAMADSVVYLNGEEIIAHKDGYTPFEARLTGKLVKGENLVTVKIDGSENPDIPPFGGRIDYLTYAGIYRDVWLKVTNPVSIRNLKIETTDVLRPEKSATIRVDIANPEGRSFSATVTATLKQADGTVVATAATETIGSRTTLSFGGLTGIALWDITDPTLYDVTVELRTEHGSDRLSTRIGFRTAEFTPEGFLLNGKPLKLRGLNRHQAFPYVGYAAGRSAQERDADIMKTVLKCNIVRTSHYPQSKWFLDRCDGIGLLVFEEIPGWQHIGDAEWQQESIENVRRMIERDWNHPSIIIWGVRINESQDNHDFYAETNRLARELDSTRQTGGVRYLTESELLEDVYTMNDFILGNEELPGANRPRTALRAQQENTGLSHKVPYLITEFNGHMHPTKIYDQEQRQAEHVRRHLEVLNAAYGDPDISGAIGWCMFDYNTHKDFGSGDRICYHGVMDMFREPKFAAYAYISQCDPSEEIVMQPVTFWARGERNIGGVLPLIILTNCDEVELQYGSLSKRIGPDRENYPHLPHPPVVLDHRHFTADELGTWGLEWIDGTFTGYIGGEPVASLTLAADPLPTTLEVVADSSTLKARERDSTRVIIRALDQRGQRLPFMNDSISLKVHGPARIVGPTNVPLQGGTAGFWLEATGFTGEITVEAVSTRFAPVTLGVTAA; translated from the coding sequence ATGCGTTCCGTCGTTTCCTTCAACGAAGGCTGGAGTTTCCATGAGGGCTTCGGCCAGCGTTTGCTCGAAGCTTTCGATGCCGCCAAGTCGGTCAGCCTGCCGCATACCGCCGTCGAACTGCCCTTCAGCTATTTCGATGAGACCAGCTATCAGCGCGCCTTCACCTATCAGAAGGTGCTGCGCTGGCTGCCGGAATTCGAGGGCCGCGAGATCTCGCTCGTCTTCGATGCCGCTATGGCCGACAGCGTCGTCTATCTGAACGGCGAAGAGATCATTGCCCATAAGGACGGCTACACGCCCTTCGAGGCCCGCCTCACCGGCAAGCTGGTCAAAGGCGAGAACCTCGTCACCGTCAAGATCGACGGCAGCGAAAACCCTGACATTCCCCCTTTCGGCGGCCGCATCGATTATCTGACCTATGCCGGCATCTACCGCGACGTCTGGCTGAAGGTCACCAACCCGGTCTCGATCCGCAATCTCAAGATCGAAACCACCGACGTTCTTCGCCCAGAGAAATCGGCGACCATACGCGTCGACATCGCCAACCCCGAGGGCCGCAGCTTCTCGGCGACCGTCACCGCCACGCTGAAACAGGCCGACGGCACGGTGGTCGCCACTGCCGCAACCGAAACGATCGGCAGCCGCACCACGCTCTCCTTTGGCGGGCTCACCGGCATCGCTCTCTGGGACATCACCGATCCCACGCTCTATGACGTCACCGTCGAGCTCAGGACTGAACACGGCTCCGACCGTCTTTCCACCCGGATCGGCTTCCGCACTGCCGAATTCACGCCGGAAGGTTTCCTGTTGAACGGCAAGCCGCTGAAGCTGCGCGGCCTCAATCGTCACCAGGCCTTCCCCTATGTCGGTTATGCCGCCGGCCGCTCCGCCCAAGAGCGTGACGCCGACATCATGAAGACGGTGCTGAAGTGCAATATCGTCCGCACCTCGCATTATCCGCAGTCGAAATGGTTCCTCGACCGATGCGACGGGATCGGCCTGCTGGTCTTCGAAGAGATCCCTGGCTGGCAGCATATCGGCGATGCCGAATGGCAGCAGGAATCGATCGAGAACGTTCGTCGCATGATCGAGCGCGACTGGAACCACCCCTCGATCATCATTTGGGGCGTGCGCATCAACGAGTCGCAGGATAATCACGATTTCTACGCCGAGACCAATCGCCTCGCCCGTGAACTCGACAGCACCCGCCAGACCGGCGGCGTGCGTTATCTCACCGAGAGCGAGCTGCTCGAAGACGTCTATACGATGAACGACTTCATCCTTGGCAATGAAGAGCTGCCGGGCGCCAACCGCCCGCGCACCGCCTTGCGCGCCCAGCAGGAAAATACCGGACTGTCCCATAAGGTGCCGTACCTCATCACCGAGTTCAACGGCCACATGCACCCGACGAAGATTTATGACCAGGAGCAGCGCCAGGCCGAGCATGTGCGCCGTCACCTGGAAGTGCTGAATGCCGCCTATGGCGACCCCGATATATCCGGCGCCATCGGCTGGTGCATGTTCGATTACAACACCCACAAGGATTTCGGCTCCGGCGACCGCATCTGCTATCACGGCGTGATGGACATGTTCCGCGAGCCGAAATTCGCGGCCTATGCCTATATCAGCCAGTGTGACCCTTCCGAGGAGATCGTCATGCAGCCGGTGACCTTCTGGGCGCGCGGCGAACGCAATATCGGCGGCGTGCTGCCGCTGATCATCCTGACCAACTGCGACGAGGTGGAGCTGCAATATGGCTCGCTCAGCAAGCGCATCGGTCCGGACCGCGAGAACTATCCGCATCTGCCGCATCCGCCCGTCGTGCTCGACCATCGGCACTTCACCGCCGATGAGCTCGGCACCTGGGGTCTCGAGTGGATCGACGGCACTTTCACCGGCTATATCGGCGGCGAGCCGGTGGCCAGCCTGACGCTGGCGGCCGATCCGCTGCCGACGACACTGGAAGTCGTTGCCGATAGCTCGACGCTGAAGGCCCGTGAACGCGACAGCACGCGCGTCATCATCCGCGCCCTCGACCAGCGCGGCCAGCGCCTGCCTTTCATGAACGACAGCATTTCGCTGAAGGTTCACGGCCCGGCCAGGATCGTCGGACCGACCAATGTGCCGCTGCAGGGCGGCACCGCCGGCTTCTGGCTGGAGGCGACGGGGTTTACCGGCGAGATCACCGTCGAAGCGGTCTCCACGCGTTTCGCGCCGGTGACACTCGGTGTCACGGCTGCCTGA
- a CDS encoding ABC transporter ATP-binding protein, translated as MAFLEISGLKKRFGAVDILKGIDLELEKGGFLVLVGPSGCGKSTLLNTIAGLETITSGDIRIDGRDISGLHPSKRDIAMVFQSYALYPNMTVAGNIAFGMEIRGVPKEERARAIAQVSDMLQIGHLLDRKPSQLSGGQRQRVAMGRALVRNPQVFLFDEPLSNLDAKLRVDMRTEIKRLHQRMGTTFVYVTHDQIEAMTLATKIAVLKDGVLQQFGTPAEIYNSPSNIFVADFMGSPAMNLLTATVENGAGGLEVSLERPNAAPLRLPVISGNHGLTAYTGRQVIFGIRPEALTDPDGADRKARALTEGDCLIEVVEPAGSDTFAVTKLGGKSVVARLRADTGIAPGQQTRLAFNLDKAVFFDPASQARIA; from the coding sequence ATGGCCTTCCTCGAAATCTCCGGTCTCAAAAAGCGCTTCGGCGCCGTCGACATTCTCAAGGGGATCGACCTCGAACTCGAAAAGGGCGGCTTTCTCGTGCTGGTCGGCCCGTCCGGCTGCGGCAAGTCCACCCTGCTCAACACCATTGCCGGGCTGGAGACGATCACCTCCGGCGATATCAGGATCGACGGGCGCGACATCAGCGGTCTGCATCCTTCCAAGCGCGACATCGCCATGGTGTTCCAGTCCTATGCGCTCTATCCGAACATGACGGTGGCGGGCAACATCGCCTTCGGCATGGAGATCCGCGGCGTGCCGAAGGAGGAGCGGGCCAGGGCGATCGCCCAGGTCTCCGACATGCTGCAGATCGGCCATCTGCTCGACCGCAAGCCGAGCCAGCTCTCCGGCGGCCAGCGCCAGCGTGTCGCCATGGGAAGGGCGCTGGTGCGCAATCCGCAGGTCTTCCTGTTCGACGAGCCGCTCTCCAATCTCGACGCCAAGCTGCGCGTCGACATGCGCACCGAGATCAAGCGGCTGCATCAGCGCATGGGCACCACCTTCGTCTATGTCACCCATGACCAGATCGAGGCGATGACGCTGGCGACCAAGATCGCCGTGTTGAAGGACGGCGTGCTGCAGCAGTTCGGCACGCCGGCCGAGATCTATAACAGCCCCTCCAACATCTTCGTTGCCGACTTCATGGGATCGCCGGCGATGAACCTCTTGACCGCCACCGTCGAAAACGGCGCCGGCGGTCTCGAAGTCTCGCTGGAGCGGCCGAATGCCGCCCCGCTCAGGCTCCCGGTCATCTCAGGCAATCACGGCCTGACCGCCTATACCGGCAGACAGGTGATCTTCGGCATCCGCCCCGAGGCCTTGACCGATCCCGATGGCGCCGACCGCAAGGCGCGCGCGCTGACCGAGGGCGATTGCCTGATCGAGGTGGTCGAACCGGCCGGCTCCGACACCTTCGCCGTCACCAAGCTCGGCGGCAAATCCGTCGTCGCCCGCCTGCGCGCCGATACCGGCATCGCTCCCGGACAACAAACCCGCCTGGCCTTCAATCTCGACAAGGCCGTGTTCTTCGATCCGGCGAGCCAGGCGCGGATCGCGTGA
- a CDS encoding carbohydrate ABC transporter permease has translation MSSVTSSTQTLAATSTATLPQARDNRNDNTRWIGRTVIYGLLLIFAVLYLMPLFVMLTTSFKTMDEIQNGNMLALPQAPTFDPWIKAWGETCVGLTCAGIKGYFWNSIKMVVPAVAISTIMGALNGYVLTKWRFPGHTLVFGLMLFACFIPFQSVLLPMATILGSLGRFGATLQNATGLSFGFGNPTVNLVFVHVVYGLGFTTLFFRNFYEAFPTELVRAAQVDGASFFQIFRRIMLPNSLPIIVVTVIYQFTNIWNDFLFASAYAGTGESMPMTVALNNVVNTSTGVVEYNVNMAAAMIAAVPTLIVYILAGRYFVRGLMAGAVKG, from the coding sequence ATGAGCAGCGTGACCTCTTCAACCCAGACCTTGGCAGCAACCTCGACTGCAACGCTGCCACAGGCCCGCGACAACAGGAATGACAACACCCGCTGGATCGGCCGCACCGTCATCTACGGCCTGCTGCTGATCTTCGCCGTCCTCTATCTGATGCCGCTCTTCGTCATGCTGACGACCTCGTTCAAGACCATGGACGAGATCCAGAACGGCAACATGCTGGCGCTGCCGCAAGCGCCGACCTTCGATCCCTGGATCAAGGCCTGGGGCGAGACCTGCGTCGGGCTGACCTGCGCCGGCATCAAGGGCTACTTCTGGAACTCGATCAAGATGGTGGTGCCGGCGGTCGCGATCTCCACCATCATGGGGGCGCTGAACGGTTATGTGCTGACCAAATGGCGCTTTCCCGGCCACACGCTGGTGTTCGGGCTGATGCTGTTTGCCTGCTTCATTCCGTTCCAGTCGGTGCTGCTGCCGATGGCAACGATCCTCGGCTCGCTCGGCCGCTTCGGCGCCACACTGCAGAACGCCACGGGTTTGAGCTTCGGCTTCGGCAATCCGACGGTCAATCTGGTCTTCGTCCATGTCGTCTATGGCCTCGGCTTCACGACGCTGTTCTTCCGCAATTTCTACGAGGCCTTTCCGACCGAGCTGGTCCGGGCCGCCCAGGTCGATGGCGCCAGCTTCTTCCAGATCTTCCGCCGCATCATGCTGCCGAACTCGCTGCCGATCATCGTCGTCACGGTGATCTACCAGTTCACCAATATCTGGAACGACTTCCTGTTTGCCTCGGCTTACGCCGGCACCGGCGAATCCATGCCGATGACGGTGGCGCTGAACAATGTCGTCAACACCTCGACGGGCGTCGTCGAATACAATGTCAACATGGCGGCGGCGATGATTGCCGCCGTGCCGACGCTCATCGTCTATATCCTCGCCGGCCGCTACTTCGTGCGCGGTCTGATGGCGGGCGCTGTCAAAGGGTAA
- a CDS encoding carbohydrate ABC transporter permease, with protein MSTVATTDPVLTPRQSTAISLRGRLQDALPKIVLAPSFVITIIFVYGFIVWTAYLSFTNSKTFPSYALTGARAYQRLWRWTFESDPPSSWYTSITNMAIFGFLYIGICLALGLFLAILLDQKIRGEGLLRPIFLYPMALSFIVTGVAWKWFLDPGLGLEQTLHHFGWTSFHFDWIKNKDFVIYTVVIAGVWQASGFVMAMFLAGLRGIDGEIMKAAQIDGASPFQLYRRIVIPLLRPIFLSAFIVLAHMAIKSYDLVVALTSGGPGGSAWLPSNFMYEYTFKRNEMAVGSASAIIMLMTISAIIVPYLYSELKEKAR; from the coding sequence ATGAGCACCGTTGCGACCACCGATCCGGTTCTGACGCCGCGGCAATCGACGGCGATCTCGTTGCGGGGCCGGCTGCAGGATGCGCTGCCGAAGATCGTCTTGGCGCCGAGCTTCGTCATCACCATCATCTTCGTCTACGGCTTCATCGTCTGGACGGCCTATCTGTCGTTCACCAATTCCAAGACCTTTCCCTCCTATGCGCTGACCGGCGCACGCGCCTATCAGCGGCTGTGGCGCTGGACCTTCGAGAGCGATCCGCCGTCGTCCTGGTACACCTCGATCACCAACATGGCGATCTTCGGCTTCCTCTATATCGGCATCTGCCTGGCGCTCGGCCTGTTTCTCGCCATCCTGCTCGACCAGAAGATCCGCGGCGAGGGTCTGCTCCGACCGATCTTCCTCTATCCGATGGCGCTTTCGTTCATCGTCACCGGCGTTGCCTGGAAATGGTTCCTCGATCCCGGCCTCGGGCTGGAACAGACGCTGCACCATTTCGGCTGGACCAGTTTCCACTTCGACTGGATCAAGAACAAGGACTTCGTCATCTATACCGTCGTCATTGCCGGCGTCTGGCAGGCGTCGGGCTTCGTCATGGCGATGTTCCTGGCGGGCTTACGCGGTATCGACGGCGAGATCATGAAGGCCGCCCAGATCGATGGCGCCTCGCCATTCCAGCTTTATCGGCGCATCGTCATTCCGCTGCTGCGGCCGATCTTTCTCTCGGCCTTCATCGTGCTCGCCCATATGGCGATCAAGTCCTACGACCTGGTGGTGGCGCTGACCTCCGGCGGTCCCGGCGGCTCGGCCTGGCTGCCGTCCAACTTCATGTATGAATACACCTTCAAGCGCAACGAAATGGCCGTCGGCTCGGCCAGCGCCATCATCATGCTGATGACCATCTCGGCGATCATCGTTCCCTATCTCTATTCCGAACTGAAGGAGAAGGCGCGATGA
- a CDS encoding LacI family DNA-binding transcriptional regulator — translation MTEPSRPQRGENLDITHKRGKPTLRTIATIAGLAVTTVSRALSDAPQISLETRQRVHRIAREIGYLPDRAAQRLKTGRTNVIAILLDSHEEVVGFSTSIMYGIAKALKETSYHLVVAPNFLSTTDIEAAEYIIRNHLADGLIFTRTEPLDARVRLLLETGFPFVCHGRTEFSTPHPYVDYDNFTFAYEAARRLIAKGRKKVMVILPPKRLTFCQHILHGFMTAVREAGIAYEIPEAVDLDTPADVLRDFIRSRADAPDAPDGFICPGEVSALAVISGMSDAGRILAVDYDIVAKETSRLLTQLQPKVDTIHEDLTAAGEDLGRMLLQRISNPDAEDLQLLLPPQINFPIG, via the coding sequence GTGACCGAACCGTCCCGACCGCAGCGCGGCGAAAATCTCGATATCACGCATAAGCGCGGCAAGCCGACCTTGCGAACGATCGCCACGATCGCCGGCCTTGCGGTGACGACGGTGTCACGGGCGCTTTCCGATGCGCCGCAGATTTCGCTCGAGACCCGTCAACGGGTGCACCGCATCGCCCGCGAGATCGGCTACCTCCCCGACCGCGCCGCGCAACGTCTGAAGACCGGCCGCACCAACGTCATCGCCATCTTGCTCGATTCGCACGAGGAAGTGGTCGGTTTCAGTACCTCGATCATGTACGGCATCGCCAAGGCGCTGAAGGAGACCTCCTACCATCTTGTCGTCGCCCCGAACTTCCTGTCGACGACCGATATCGAGGCCGCCGAATACATCATCCGCAACCATCTCGCCGACGGGCTGATCTTCACGCGCACCGAACCGCTCGATGCCCGCGTCCGCCTGCTGCTCGAAACCGGCTTTCCCTTTGTCTGCCACGGCCGCACCGAATTTTCGACGCCGCACCCCTATGTCGACTACGACAATTTCACCTTTGCCTATGAGGCGGCGCGCCGGCTGATCGCCAAGGGCCGCAAAAAGGTAATGGTGATCCTGCCGCCAAAACGGTTGACCTTCTGCCAGCATATCCTGCACGGCTTCATGACGGCGGTGCGGGAGGCAGGCATTGCCTATGAAATCCCCGAGGCAGTCGATCTCGATACACCGGCAGACGTGCTGCGCGACTTCATCCGCAGCCGCGCTGATGCCCCGGATGCTCCTGATGGTTTCATCTGTCCCGGCGAAGTTTCGGCGCTCGCCGTCATCAGCGGCATGAGCGATGCCGGCCGCATACTCGCCGTCGATTACGATATCGTCGCAAAGGAGACGTCCCGCCTTCTCACCCAGCTGCAGCCGAAGGTCGACACTATCCACGAGGACCTGACGGCGGCCGGCGAGGATCTGGGACGCATGCTGCTGCAGCGCATCAGCAATCCGGACGCCGAGGATCTGCAGCTCCTGCTGCCGCCGCAGATCAACTTTCCGATCGGTTAG
- the queC gene encoding 7-cyano-7-deazaguanine synthase QueC, protein MKTIVVCSGGLDSVSLAHKVATEKQLIGLVSFDYGQRHRKELDFAARCALRLSVPHHIIDIAGIGGHLSGSALTDNVEVPDGHYAEETMKATVVPNRNAIMLAIAFGLAAAQKADAVAVAVHGGDHFIYPDCRPGFIDAFQRMQNEALDGYASVKLLAPYVDVSKAAIVVDGEKHGTPFSETWSCYKGGELHCGRCGTCVERREAFHLANVPDPTEYEDPDFWRAAVSRYSATEVR, encoded by the coding sequence ATGAAAACCATCGTCGTCTGCTCCGGCGGACTGGACTCCGTTTCGCTTGCTCATAAGGTAGCGACGGAAAAACAACTTATCGGTCTCGTCTCCTTCGACTACGGCCAACGGCATCGCAAGGAACTCGACTTCGCCGCCAGATGTGCCTTACGCCTCTCCGTTCCCCATCATATCATCGACATCGCCGGCATCGGCGGCCATCTCAGCGGATCGGCCCTGACAGACAATGTCGAGGTTCCGGATGGCCACTACGCCGAGGAAACCATGAAAGCCACCGTCGTGCCCAACCGCAATGCCATCATGCTGGCAATCGCATTCGGTCTAGCTGCGGCGCAAAAAGCAGATGCCGTTGCCGTCGCCGTGCATGGCGGCGACCACTTCATCTATCCGGACTGCCGGCCTGGCTTCATCGATGCCTTCCAGCGCATGCAGAACGAAGCGCTGGACGGTTATGCCAGCGTGAAACTGCTGGCCCCCTACGTCGATGTTTCCAAAGCCGCGATCGTTGTTGACGGCGAAAAACACGGCACGCCGTTTTCGGAAACCTGGTCCTGCTACAAAGGCGGCGAACTTCACTGTGGGCGCTGCGGAACCTGCGTGGAACGCCGCGAAGCGTTCCATCTTGCCAATGTTCCCGATCCCACGGAGTACGAAGACCCGGACTTTTGGAGAGCGGCCGTGTCGCGATACTCGGCCACGGAGGTGCGTTGA
- the queD gene encoding 6-carboxytetrahydropterin synthase QueD, with protein sequence MYRITKEFHLSASHQLDHLPVDHQCARLHGHNYVVVVELAAENLNDDGFVRDYHDLSPLKRYIDETFDHRHLNDVFGHSKVTSEFLARHFYDWCKQRFPETSSVRVSETPKTWAEYRP encoded by the coding sequence ATGTACCGCATCACCAAGGAGTTTCATCTCTCCGCCTCCCATCAATTGGATCACCTGCCTGTCGACCATCAATGTGCTCGGCTCCACGGTCACAACTACGTCGTCGTCGTCGAACTGGCTGCGGAAAACCTGAATGATGATGGCTTCGTCCGTGACTATCACGACCTCTCGCCGCTCAAACGCTATATCGACGAAACTTTCGATCATCGTCACCTGAACGATGTCTTCGGCCATTCGAAAGTTACGTCGGAGTTCCTGGCAAGGCACTTTTACGACTGGTGCAAACAGCGCTTCCCGGAGACATCGTCCGTTCGCGTCAGCGAGACCCCTAAAACCTGGGCGGAGTACAGGCCGTGA
- the queE gene encoding 7-carboxy-7-deazaguanine synthase QueE — protein MSVGSIRVSEIFGPTIQGEGALIGLPTVFVRTGGCDYRCSWCDSLHAVDSAFRDQWIPMSTEAIWHKVTELSGGKPLTVSLSGGNPAIQPLKPLIELGHSQGYRFALETQGSVAQAWFRDLDVLVVSPKPPSSGMLTDWDQVDHCLQLAADGPEVMLKIVIFDDADYEFAQGAGQRYPQIPLFLQPGNHTPPPPDDDDARIDIDGVMDRMHWLVDKVTADQWFSVRVLPQLHVLLWGNKRGV, from the coding sequence GTGAGCGTGGGGAGCATTCGCGTCAGCGAAATCTTTGGCCCGACCATACAGGGTGAAGGTGCTTTGATCGGGCTGCCGACTGTGTTCGTGAGGACAGGCGGCTGTGACTATCGGTGTTCCTGGTGCGACAGTCTTCACGCGGTCGACAGCGCATTCCGGGATCAATGGATTCCCATGTCCACTGAGGCGATCTGGCATAAAGTCACCGAACTCTCCGGGGGAAAGCCACTGACGGTTTCCCTTTCCGGCGGCAATCCGGCGATTCAGCCCTTAAAGCCGCTTATCGAACTTGGCCATTCCCAAGGATATCGCTTCGCCTTGGAAACACAGGGAAGCGTAGCCCAGGCATGGTTTCGCGATCTCGACGTCCTGGTCGTCAGCCCCAAACCGCCATCAAGCGGAATGCTGACGGATTGGGACCAGGTGGATCACTGTCTTCAATTGGCCGCCGACGGACCGGAAGTCATGCTGAAGATTGTCATTTTCGACGATGCCGACTACGAATTCGCCCAAGGGGCGGGGCAGCGCTATCCCCAAATTCCCTTGTTCCTTCAGCCCGGCAATCATACGCCGCCGCCGCCCGATGACGATGACGCACGCATTGATATCGACGGCGTGATGGATCGGATGCACTGGCTTGTCGATAAGGTGACGGCCGACCAATGGTTTTCGGTACGCGTACTGCCCCAATTGCACGTGCTGCTCTGGGGAAACAAGCGAGGCGTATGA